The stretch of DNA AAAATAATTGCAGATGATTACAGTTGATTGAAAATAGGTCACTTATTTCAGCACATTTAACAATGATAAGCGAGCTTTGTTGGCAATGTCCGCAAGGTTGCAGGAATCAGCATGGTCGGAGTACGAATCCCCACGATACGTACCATATACCCTGTTCAATTTCAGAGAGATACCCCAGATTCACAATCTCCCTGAAGAAAAGCAGTTTGAAATTGAGGTGGTGGGAAATGTCCTACCTTTTAAGACCAACAATTATGTGGTGGACAATCTCATAGACTGGAATGAACCGCTCGTCGATCCGATGTTCATCCTTACCTTTCCCCAAAAAGGCATGCTCAAAAAGAGCCATTATGATGAGGTTGCGGCCGCAATAAAGAATGGGAGCGACAAAAAGACCATACAGTCAATTGCAAACAAAATTCGTTACCAGCTGAATCCGCACCCTGCAGGACAAATGGAACACAACATTCCGCAGCTAAAGGACGGCACAAAACTTTACGGAACGCAACACAAGTACAAAGAGACAATCCTGTTTTTCCCAAGCCAGGGCCAAACATGCCACGCATACTGCACATTCTGCTTTAGGTGGCCGCAGTTCGTAGGAATCGAGGAGCTAAAATTTGCAAGCAAGGAAATAGACCTGCTTGTGTCATACCTAAGAGAGCACCAAGAGGTCTCAGACGTGTTATTTACAGGGGGCGACCCGCTCATCATGAAGTCGCAGATACTCTCCAAGTATATTGACTCATTACTTGAAGCTGACCTGCCAAACCTCAAGACAATACGAATAGGCACAAAGTCACTGTCGTATTGGCCGTACCGATTCCTAACGGACGATGATGCAGGCCAGGTCTTGGCTCTATTTGAGAGGGTGGTCAAAAAGGGAATACACCTTGCATTTATGGCCCACTTTAACCACCCAGTGGAGCTTTCAACTAAGGCAGCAAAAAACGCCATTTACAGAGTACGAAAAACCGGAGCACAAATACGAACACAGTCGCCTGTCCTTGCCCACATAAATGACGACCCACAGGTCTGGGCCGATATGTGGCAAAGGCAGGTGAACCTAGGTTGCGTTCCATACTATATGTTCGTGCCAAGGGACACGGGTGCGCAGGAATACTTTGGCGTGCCGCTGGTAAGGGCGCAAGAGATTTTCAGGGATGCATACCAAAATGTGAGCGGACTTGCAAGGACGGTTCGCGGACCAAGCATGTCTGCAAACCCAGGCAAGATCCAGGTGCTAGGTACGGTAGAGATTGGAAAGAAAAAGGCAATGGTGATGAGGTTTTTGCAGGGAAGAAACCCAAAATGGGTTCAAAGTCCGTTCTTGGCAAAATATGACGAAAGTGCAATTTGGATTGACGAGCTTGAGCCGTTTTCTGGAAAAAAATTCTTTTTTGAGGACGAGCTGCATCAAACCCTTGGGATAAATGGTAAGAGCTCAAAGAAACGAAGAAAATCCCACATCATTACTTCGATAAACAACGTAAAGAGCAGCTTCGAGGACAGAATAGGTCCACGCCACTGGAATTTCAAGGGCAAGTTCCCATAGGTGTGTTCGATGGAGACAACAAACGTTTGTTCATTGTGCAACGGCCAAGTTGGAGTTTTTGCCACATGCGGCACCTGCAAGCAGATAACGCAACACATTTGCACAAAATGCCTAAACGAGGTGAAAAATCCATGCATTTGCTTTTCGGTTCAACACAAGCTCGACTTTCTGAGATGAAATGCCGACCATAAAATGAGGATGTTTTCATAAACAGAATAAAATGAAGCCAGAGATTTTCAGATCACATAA from Candidatus Nitrosotenuis aquarius encodes:
- a CDS encoding KamA family radical SAM protein is translated as MSARLQESAWSEYESPRYVPYTLFNFREIPQIHNLPEEKQFEIEVVGNVLPFKTNNYVVDNLIDWNEPLVDPMFILTFPQKGMLKKSHYDEVAAAIKNGSDKKTIQSIANKIRYQLNPHPAGQMEHNIPQLKDGTKLYGTQHKYKETILFFPSQGQTCHAYCTFCFRWPQFVGIEELKFASKEIDLLVSYLREHQEVSDVLFTGGDPLIMKSQILSKYIDSLLEADLPNLKTIRIGTKSLSYWPYRFLTDDDAGQVLALFERVVKKGIHLAFMAHFNHPVELSTKAAKNAIYRVRKTGAQIRTQSPVLAHINDDPQVWADMWQRQVNLGCVPYYMFVPRDTGAQEYFGVPLVRAQEIFRDAYQNVSGLARTVRGPSMSANPGKIQVLGTVEIGKKKAMVMRFLQGRNPKWVQSPFLAKYDESAIWIDELEPFSGKKFFFEDELHQTLGINGKSSKKRRKSHIITSINNVKSSFEDRIGPRHWNFKGKFP